A genomic segment from Tessaracoccus defluvii encodes:
- a CDS encoding PP2C family protein-serine/threonine phosphatase, translated as MQHLGPGPDDAAPQRSERAHYVRVPAHWIAGCSDTGLRHRTNQDAMCLATREQPTPAAVLAVADGVTTAPGAEIASVVAAETVVEELVGRIRSGQAANVAFVQAFASANQAVLEAREEPSACTLIAALVDNGAIAVGNVGDSRAYWLGDDGLCQLLSTDDSMAQARMMLGMSRDDAERSSQAHAITKWLGRNSTNFLPSVITMQPSTNGWLLLCSDGLWNYASAPDALWDVFTEQLQQGPAPRQLAEGLVAWANAQGGKDNVTVVVARIEV; from the coding sequence ATGCAACACCTTGGACCCGGTCCCGACGACGCTGCCCCGCAGCGCTCGGAGCGGGCCCATTACGTCCGGGTGCCCGCCCACTGGATCGCCGGCTGCAGCGACACGGGGCTCAGGCACCGGACCAATCAGGACGCCATGTGCCTGGCCACGCGCGAGCAGCCGACGCCCGCGGCCGTGCTGGCCGTGGCCGACGGCGTCACCACCGCCCCCGGGGCGGAGATCGCCTCCGTGGTGGCCGCCGAGACCGTCGTCGAGGAACTGGTGGGCCGGATCCGCTCGGGCCAGGCCGCCAACGTGGCCTTCGTCCAGGCGTTCGCCAGCGCGAACCAGGCCGTCCTCGAGGCCCGCGAGGAGCCGTCGGCCTGCACCTTGATCGCAGCGCTCGTCGACAACGGCGCCATCGCCGTCGGCAACGTCGGCGACTCCCGTGCCTACTGGCTGGGCGACGACGGCCTCTGCCAGTTGCTGTCGACCGACGACTCCATGGCCCAGGCGCGGATGATGCTGGGGATGTCGCGGGACGACGCGGAGCGGTCGAGCCAGGCCCACGCCATCACGAAGTGGCTGGGCCGCAACTCGACGAACTTCCTGCCGTCGGTCATCACCATGCAGCCGTCGACCAACGGGTGGCTGCTGCTGTGCAGTGACGGCCTCTGGAACTACGCGAGCGCCCCGGACGCCCTGTGGGACGTGTTCACCGAGCAGTTGCAGCAGGGCCCGGCACCCCGGCAACTCGCGGAGGGACTCGTCGCGTGGGCCAACGCGCAGGGCGGCAAGGACAACGTGACAGTGGTGGTGGCACGGATCGAGGTGTAG
- a CDS encoding DUF3107 domain-containing protein, whose product MEVKFGIIDIAREVTLETEASADDIAAQVRAAVADGSVAEFTDDKGRRVLIPGSRIAYVDLGTTTSRPVGFGAV is encoded by the coding sequence ATGGAAGTCAAGTTCGGCATCATCGACATCGCCCGCGAAGTCACCCTCGAAACCGAAGCCTCCGCCGACGACATCGCGGCGCAGGTGCGCGCGGCGGTCGCCGACGGTTCGGTGGCGGAGTTCACCGACGACAAGGGGCGGCGCGTGCTGATCCCCGGGTCGCGGATCGCGTACGTCGATCTCGGTACCACCACGTCGCGGCCGGTCGGCTTCGGCGCCGTCTGA
- a CDS encoding DEAD/DEAH box helicase, whose amino-acid sequence MTKVRALSNNEIAVDDTFADLGVHESITSALAEVGIVHPFPIQALSIPLAVSGSDLIGQARTGTGKTLAFGVSLLHRMVTLSDGEKPTHGKPRALIVCPTRELALQVGRDLDVAGKHLRMRVLTIYGGTGYDEQLDTLEAGIDIAVGTPGRLLDLADRGALDLSAIQVLVLDEADEMLDLGFLPDIERILRKTPSSRQTMLFSATMPAPILTLARATLNKPINIRAEGQDASMTVPDIEQFVYQAHDLDKPEMIARILQGRQTTKVMVFCRTKRAAQRLTDDLVDRGFPASSLHGDLNQQARERALKKFRASTISVLVATDVAARGIDITGVSHVINYECPDTDATYVHRIGRTGRAGNSGVAVTFVDWADVHRWKLIDESLGLEKGTPAETYSSSPHLFSDLDIPEGTRGRLAGASREKAGEARRAPGEGPTRRTRRSTESSGDRPAASGTSGEAAAKPRRRRRRTRGGVEVPPAPPTQD is encoded by the coding sequence ATGACGAAGGTACGAGCCCTGAGTAACAACGAGATCGCCGTCGACGACACTTTCGCCGACCTCGGCGTCCACGAATCCATCACCTCGGCGCTGGCGGAAGTCGGCATCGTCCACCCCTTCCCGATCCAGGCGCTGTCGATCCCGCTGGCGGTGAGCGGCAGCGACCTCATCGGTCAGGCCCGCACCGGCACGGGCAAGACCCTGGCGTTCGGCGTCAGCCTGCTCCACCGCATGGTCACGCTGTCCGACGGCGAGAAGCCGACCCACGGCAAGCCCCGCGCGCTGATCGTCTGCCCGACCCGCGAGCTGGCGCTCCAGGTGGGCCGCGACCTCGACGTCGCAGGCAAGCACCTGCGGATGCGCGTGCTGACCATCTACGGCGGCACCGGCTACGACGAGCAGCTGGACACCCTGGAGGCCGGCATCGACATCGCCGTGGGCACCCCGGGCCGACTCCTCGACCTGGCTGACCGCGGCGCCCTCGACCTCAGCGCCATCCAGGTCCTGGTCCTCGACGAGGCAGACGAGATGCTCGATCTGGGCTTCCTGCCCGACATCGAACGCATCCTGCGCAAGACGCCGTCCTCGCGGCAGACGATGCTCTTCTCGGCCACCATGCCCGCGCCGATCCTGACGCTGGCCCGGGCCACGCTGAACAAGCCCATCAACATCCGCGCGGAGGGCCAGGACGCGTCGATGACCGTCCCGGACATCGAGCAGTTCGTCTACCAGGCGCACGACCTCGACAAGCCGGAGATGATCGCCCGCATCCTGCAGGGCCGCCAGACCACCAAGGTCATGGTGTTCTGCCGCACCAAGCGTGCGGCGCAGCGCCTCACAGACGACCTGGTCGACCGCGGCTTCCCGGCCTCCTCGCTCCACGGAGACCTCAACCAGCAGGCCCGCGAACGTGCGTTGAAGAAGTTCCGCGCCAGCACCATCAGCGTGCTCGTCGCCACCGACGTCGCAGCCCGCGGCATCGACATCACGGGTGTCAGCCACGTGATCAACTACGAGTGCCCCGACACCGACGCGACCTACGTGCACCGCATCGGCCGCACGGGCCGCGCCGGCAACTCGGGCGTCGCCGTCACCTTCGTCGACTGGGCAGACGTCCACCGCTGGAAGCTGATCGACGAGAGCCTCGGCCTCGAGAAGGGCACACCGGCAGAGACGTACTCGTCGTCGCCGCACCTGTTCTCGGACCTCGACATTCCCGAGGGCACCCGCGGCCGTCTCGCCGGGGCCTCGCGGGAGAAGGCCGGCGAGGCGCGGCGCGCTCCCGGTGAGGGCCCGACCCGACGCACCCGTCGATCCACCGAGTCCAGCGGCGACCGTCCCGCAGCCTCCGGCACCTCGGGCGAGGCTGCCGCGAAGCCCCGCCGTCGTCGCCGTCGCACCCGCGGTGGCGTCGAGGTGCCGCCGGCGCCGCCGACGCAGGACTGA
- the trpS gene encoding tryptophan--tRNA ligase, whose product MSLTEQGLPDAEASLARSTERSHEIEADIAVNPGRYRILTGDRPTGHLHIGHYFGSLQNRVRLASLGVETYVIIADYQVITDRDGVGPIKERVHSLLTDYLAVGLDPREVTVFTHSAVPALNQLMLPFLSLVTDAELRRNPTVKAELDDTGDRPMSGLMLTYPVHQAADIMFCKANLVPVGKDQLPHLELARVIARRFDERYGRSDESTPVFPAPEALLSASGTILGLDGQKMSKSKGNTIELRMTADETAKLIKRAVTDSDRHITFDPDNRPEVSNLVNLAGLCLGRDPQSIAEELGDAGGGGLKKLVTEAVNDYFAPIRARRRELEADPGYVASVLAEGNARANAVAEQTLGEVRSAMQMAY is encoded by the coding sequence ATGTCGCTGACTGAGCAGGGCCTCCCCGACGCCGAGGCTTCCCTCGCCCGTTCCACGGAGCGTAGCCACGAGATCGAGGCGGACATCGCCGTCAATCCCGGCAGGTACCGGATCCTCACGGGGGACCGCCCCACGGGGCACCTGCACATCGGCCACTACTTCGGCTCGCTGCAGAACCGGGTCCGTCTCGCCTCGTTGGGGGTCGAGACCTACGTCATCATCGCCGACTACCAGGTGATCACCGACCGTGACGGCGTCGGCCCCATCAAGGAACGCGTCCACTCGCTGCTGACCGACTACCTCGCCGTCGGGCTCGACCCCCGCGAGGTGACGGTGTTCACGCACTCGGCCGTCCCCGCCCTCAACCAGCTGATGCTGCCCTTCCTGTCCCTGGTCACCGACGCGGAGCTGCGACGCAACCCGACGGTGAAGGCGGAGCTCGACGACACCGGCGATCGCCCGATGTCCGGCCTCATGCTGACCTACCCGGTCCACCAGGCCGCCGACATCATGTTCTGCAAGGCGAACCTCGTCCCCGTCGGCAAGGATCAGCTTCCCCACCTCGAGCTGGCCAGGGTCATCGCCCGCCGCTTCGACGAGCGCTATGGCCGCTCCGATGAGAGCACCCCGGTGTTTCCCGCGCCGGAGGCACTGCTCAGCGCCTCCGGCACCATCCTGGGCCTCGACGGCCAGAAGATGAGCAAGTCGAAGGGGAACACCATCGAGCTGCGGATGACGGCGGACGAGACAGCCAAGCTGATCAAGCGGGCGGTCACGGACTCCGACCGGCACATCACGTTCGACCCCGACAACCGGCCGGAGGTGTCGAACCTCGTCAACCTCGCGGGGCTGTGCCTCGGTCGCGACCCCCAGTCGATCGCCGAGGAGCTCGGTGACGCCGGCGGCGGCGGCCTGAAGAAGCTGGTCACGGAGGCCGTCAACGACTACTTCGCGCCGATCCGGGCCCGTCGTCGTGAACTCGAGGCCGATCCCGGCTACGTCGCCTCGGTGCTTGCCGAGGGCAACGCCCGCGCCAACGCGGTGGCGGAGCAGACCCTCGGCGAGGTGCGCTCCGCCATGCAGATGGCCTACTGA
- a CDS encoding PHP domain-containing protein: MRIDLHTHSRVSDGTDTPTSLVLKASQAGLDVIALTDHDSFGGVLEAQEAGRRIGVKVIAGIEISTQHAGRSVHLLGYGCNPLDRALNEELGRIRVGRTERLPGMVQALVDSGLDITIDDVFDAAGGAPAVGRPHVADALVAKGYVPDRDAAFRDWLAEGRPGYVHRYACPLETAIDLVHAAGGAAVLAHPWGRGNRDILPAPYIESLLRDHGLEGIEVDHPDHDDDTRSLLFEMGGRLGLIRTGSSDYHGLGKKNNPLGANLTRPSALKDLQARIRQRGGVA, from the coding sequence ATGCGGATCGACCTCCACACCCATTCCCGGGTCTCCGACGGCACAGACACGCCGACGAGCCTGGTCCTGAAGGCCTCACAGGCTGGCCTCGACGTCATCGCCCTGACCGACCATGACTCCTTCGGAGGCGTCCTCGAGGCGCAGGAGGCGGGAAGGCGGATCGGGGTCAAGGTGATCGCAGGCATCGAGATCTCGACGCAGCACGCCGGGCGCTCGGTCCACCTGCTCGGCTACGGCTGCAACCCGCTCGACCGGGCCCTCAACGAGGAGCTGGGACGCATCCGGGTGGGCCGCACCGAACGCCTCCCCGGCATGGTCCAGGCCCTCGTCGACAGCGGCCTCGACATCACCATCGACGATGTGTTCGACGCTGCGGGCGGCGCCCCCGCGGTCGGCCGCCCCCACGTGGCGGACGCTCTCGTCGCCAAGGGCTACGTTCCCGACCGCGACGCGGCTTTCCGGGACTGGCTCGCCGAGGGGCGGCCCGGCTACGTGCACCGCTACGCCTGCCCGCTGGAGACCGCCATCGACCTGGTGCACGCGGCCGGCGGCGCCGCCGTCCTGGCCCACCCCTGGGGCCGGGGCAACCGCGACATCCTCCCTGCCCCCTACATCGAGTCCCTCCTGCGTGACCACGGGCTCGAGGGCATCGAGGTCGACCATCCGGACCACGACGACGACACCAGGAGCCTGCTGTTCGAGATGGGTGGCCGTCTCGGCCTGATCCGCACCGGCTCCAGCGACTACCACGGGCTCGGGAAGAAGAACAACCCCCTGGGCGCGAACCTGACCCGCCCGTCGGCGCTCAAGGACCTCCAGGCCCGCATCCGGCAGCGTGGTGGAGTCGCCTGA
- a CDS encoding DUF2505 domain-containing protein: MRLAYHHVYAAAPERVVALFRTQGFIEDVAAHAGALEHAVSIQGDTTTLIMVLPVPEHLTKFVGSSLRLEQVFTFGVAEPDGTVNGAVKGSVPGMPVDIDAVAVLRPVAATTEAEFTGELRVRIPLVGKKVEAQVEPFVRDAFAGLERRAADWLTR, encoded by the coding sequence ATGAGGCTTGCCTATCACCACGTCTATGCCGCCGCCCCCGAGCGTGTCGTCGCGCTGTTCCGCACGCAGGGTTTCATCGAGGACGTCGCCGCGCACGCCGGCGCGCTCGAGCACGCGGTCTCCATCCAGGGCGACACGACCACCCTGATCATGGTGCTGCCGGTCCCCGAACACCTGACGAAGTTCGTGGGGAGTTCGTTGCGGCTGGAGCAGGTGTTCACGTTCGGCGTGGCGGAGCCCGACGGCACCGTCAACGGCGCGGTCAAGGGTTCGGTTCCCGGCATGCCCGTCGACATTGACGCCGTCGCCGTCCTGCGGCCCGTCGCCGCCACCACCGAGGCCGAGTTCACCGGCGAGCTGCGCGTCAGGATCCCGCTCGTGGGCAAGAAGGTCGAGGCGCAGGTCGAGCCGTTCGTCCGCGACGCCTTCGCCGGCCTCGAGCGACGCGCCGCCGACTGGCTGACCCGCTGA
- the ku gene encoding non-homologous end joining protein Ku has protein sequence MPRSIWKGAVSFGLVSIPVKVYGATEDKDVSFRQIHSSDGGRIRYQRVCEKCGEVVTFADIAKGFESSDGRMAILTDDDFANLPLSTLRAVDVVQFVDEAEVDPTFFQRTYFLEAEAAGQKPYVLLREALAKEGKVAVVKVALRSRESLALIRPKDDLLLLHTMYWPDELRDGAFAEPSAEVTVSDAEMEMAKLLIGQLEGTFDPAAYTDSYREALLEVVTAKLAGTAMPEAPDTSAPAGDVVDLMAALKASVEAARKRREEAAAPKAG, from the coding sequence ATGCCCCGATCCATCTGGAAGGGAGCCGTGTCCTTCGGCCTGGTCTCCATCCCCGTCAAGGTCTACGGAGCCACCGAGGACAAGGACGTCAGCTTCCGGCAGATCCACTCGAGCGACGGCGGACGCATCCGCTATCAGCGGGTGTGCGAGAAATGCGGAGAGGTCGTCACGTTCGCCGACATCGCCAAGGGATTCGAGTCCTCCGACGGCAGAATGGCGATCCTCACGGACGACGACTTCGCCAACCTGCCCCTGAGCACGCTGCGGGCCGTCGACGTCGTGCAGTTCGTCGACGAGGCGGAGGTCGATCCGACGTTCTTCCAGCGCACCTATTTCCTGGAGGCGGAGGCAGCCGGTCAGAAGCCGTACGTCCTGCTGCGGGAGGCGCTGGCGAAGGAGGGCAAGGTGGCCGTCGTCAAGGTCGCGTTGCGGTCCCGCGAATCGCTCGCGCTGATCCGTCCCAAGGACGACCTGCTCCTGCTGCACACCATGTACTGGCCGGACGAACTGCGCGACGGCGCGTTCGCGGAACCGTCCGCCGAGGTCACCGTCAGCGATGCCGAGATGGAGATGGCCAAGCTCCTGATCGGGCAGCTCGAAGGCACCTTCGATCCGGCGGCCTACACCGACTCCTACAGGGAGGCGCTGTTGGAGGTCGTCACGGCCAAGCTCGCGGGTACCGCGATGCCGGAGGCGCCGGACACCTCGGCCCCGGCAGGCGACGTCGTCGACCTGATGGCTGCGCTCAAGGCGTCCGTCGAGGCCGCGCGGAAGCGCCGCGAGGAAGCCGCCGCCCCGAAGGCGGGCTGA